In the genome of Mucisphaera calidilacus, one region contains:
- a CDS encoding type II secretion system protein has protein sequence MTRNQPPTPRSNSGFTLIELLVVISIIALLIGILLPALGAARRAAQDMSCLSGLRQLSLGAQYYAFDNDDYLPSSFDATLPSGAKFPLSISYNTQGIQIPMIYPYIQSFEAFRCPLAEQMNTHGELWVSPNIAHTNLMGLGWYEMKLDSNGGFDMSGESYFTDYKFNDNLNVPAAGEGLLSYKVSRITDQTMAVIALDIDTPLDEVTGLDSTGNEVLRHGNGSGSNLSFVDGHSEFMAIEEYKSYKGSPTPLDGNGNGPWYNWGHPQGNIVTQ, from the coding sequence ATGACGCGCAACCAGCCACCGACACCCCGAAGCAACTCCGGTTTCACCCTCATCGAACTGCTCGTCGTCATCTCCATCATCGCCCTGCTCATCGGCATCCTCCTCCCCGCACTCGGCGCGGCTCGCAGAGCCGCCCAGGACATGTCCTGCCTCTCGGGCCTGCGCCAACTCTCACTCGGCGCCCAGTACTACGCCTTCGACAACGACGACTACCTGCCCTCATCCTTCGACGCCACCCTCCCCAGCGGCGCAAAATTCCCCCTCTCGATCTCTTACAACACGCAGGGCATCCAGATCCCGATGATCTACCCCTACATCCAGTCCTTCGAAGCCTTCCGATGCCCCCTCGCCGAACAGATGAACACCCATGGAGAACTCTGGGTATCGCCCAACATCGCGCACACGAACCTCATGGGACTCGGCTGGTACGAGATGAAACTCGACAGCAACGGGGGCTTCGATATGTCCGGCGAATCCTACTTCACCGACTACAAATTCAATGACAACCTCAACGTACCCGCTGCGGGAGAAGGCCTGCTCTCCTACAAAGTCAGCCGCATCACCGACCAGACCATGGCCGTCATCGCCCTGGACATCGATACACCCCTCGATGAGGTGACCGGACTCGATAGCACGGGGAACGAGGTGCTCCGACACGGCAACGGCTCAGGCTCCAACCTGAGTTTCGTCGACGGCCATTCCGAATTCATGGCCATCGAAGAATACAAGAGCTACAAAGGCAGCCCCACGCCCCTCGACGGCAACGGCAACGGCCCCTGGTACAATTGGGGACACCCACAAGGCAACATCGTCACCCAATGA
- a CDS encoding LacI family DNA-binding transcriptional regulator yields the protein MSLEQVGKRAGVSIATVSRVLNGTATVSEPTRQRVLEAIKELNYAPSYAARALARHATKTLGVVFPDLDSGFYTEVLKGISAHAGEQDYEVVFAFGHSTTDGVRLVRQYVMERRVDALIVMNLQLPGELLDNLDTTRVPVVLMDRPADNDSGMVVAIDNKTGAYQAMQHLLGPCGVRDVAIITGPKDSTDSRLRISGCRQAAREAGVKLHASSLWHGTFREDSGFDAVRTRLEAGQRMPQAIFALNDRMALGAMDALRVAGLRVPDDVRIVGFDDEPVARHLGLSTVHVPMQEFGAKAVEAAVMQIRGESPPDDWDPIVRTRFVPRRTCGSED from the coding sequence GTGAGTCTGGAGCAGGTCGGTAAACGCGCGGGGGTCTCCATCGCCACCGTCTCACGCGTGCTCAACGGCACCGCCACCGTCTCCGAACCCACGCGACAACGCGTCCTCGAAGCCATCAAAGAACTCAACTACGCGCCCAGCTACGCCGCCCGTGCCCTCGCCCGACACGCCACCAAAACCCTTGGCGTCGTCTTCCCCGACCTCGACAGCGGCTTCTACACCGAAGTCCTCAAGGGCATCAGCGCCCACGCCGGCGAGCAGGACTACGAGGTCGTCTTCGCCTTCGGGCACAGCACCACCGACGGCGTCCGACTCGTCCGCCAGTACGTCATGGAGCGACGCGTCGACGCACTCATCGTCATGAACCTCCAGCTCCCCGGCGAACTGCTCGACAACCTCGACACCACGCGCGTCCCCGTCGTCCTCATGGACCGACCCGCCGACAACGACTCGGGCATGGTCGTCGCCATCGACAACAAGACCGGCGCCTACCAGGCCATGCAGCACCTGCTCGGGCCCTGTGGCGTGCGCGACGTCGCCATCATCACCGGACCCAAGGACTCCACCGACTCACGCCTGCGCATCTCCGGCTGCCGACAGGCCGCACGCGAAGCAGGCGTCAAACTGCACGCCAGCTCGCTCTGGCACGGCACCTTTCGCGAAGACAGCGGCTTCGACGCCGTCAGGACACGCCTCGAAGCCGGTCAACGCATGCCCCAGGCCATCTTCGCACTCAACGACCGCATGGCCCTCGGCGCCATGGACGCCCTACGCGTCGCCGGCCTCCGCGTCCCCGACGACGTCCGCATCGTCGGCTTCGACGACGAGCCGGTCGCACGACACCTCGGCCTCAGCACCGTCCACGTACCCATGCAGGAATTCGGCGCCAAAGCCGTCGAGGCCGCCGTCATGCAGATCCGTGGCGAGTCACCCCCGGACGACTGGGACCCCATCGTCCGCACACGCTTCGTACCGCGCCGAACCTGTGGATCAGAGGATTAA
- a CDS encoding dockerin type I domain-containing protein, translating into MRTPSRSRLTTLLAGLALAAPAIASSDLAVVPLWDGETLETLTNRFGGNPLAYNLDLDRTTTTRYAGQAGYVIKTEGTLAQNDWGFIQAPLAAYGPAGEFATSRDLTPYASVDFALRNDTGEPFTIQFEIKDYRDGNGHIARMPLTIDAGRSWQQISIPLDLNDPGWQRTGIPAGTEHDFLDRTKSLGMVVQANQGTAVDGSIYFDEMVLREPGGPVDVATAPINQVAERLAKRQWQAIWGSRNRVNGLMPLHSTNAGHGAINVTAAMALMLPRAVDNGWVPQHEADAYMTTLADSFNTIMDQATHAPGRYFNWQTLANDLVPEETNIDTAFLALAMHRYSSRESTPDDLRNELDDLRNRFDFAAFSDTTGPNTGWSLAYNTNTQQMLGGTYNGYGGENWVISLAAHLNDDFHVDITEQYHSSVHREHDFLVDPDKAHLVNSSEQFRPPFVQWLLPLFVDTSDRGDDTYPIASLAGNPNRNAELYQQDVDAYFAAINRAFFLQPDAGANTSDGPYAQYSAYDDHGYPDLFMPWSAAFALLGDEPAGEAAIRFLLENDLEGPFGLSDAARWTTNAALPSEVRGFYDLWNTTLSTMALFEYLWNDAADYANVPEVADALDKVFNPLIAGDFTRDNLINADDIDRLSARLGLTATQAGPMYDLDNDGSIDAIDHAILVASLVETDLGPGTGTLVGDANLSGTVDLLDLSILAASFEQAGGWAQGDNNGDGIIDLIDLSRLATAFGQSINLPEPAAACPLTLGLFLTHRRQANA; encoded by the coding sequence ATGCGTACCCCCTCACGATCCCGGCTCACCACACTCCTCGCGGGACTCGCCCTCGCCGCGCCCGCCATCGCCTCCAGCGACCTCGCCGTCGTCCCGCTCTGGGACGGCGAAACCCTCGAAACCCTCACCAACCGCTTCGGCGGAAACCCACTCGCCTACAACCTCGACCTCGACAGAACCACCACCACGCGCTACGCCGGACAGGCCGGCTACGTCATCAAGACCGAGGGCACACTCGCGCAGAACGACTGGGGCTTCATCCAGGCACCCCTCGCCGCCTACGGCCCCGCCGGCGAATTCGCCACCAGCCGCGACCTCACCCCCTACGCCTCCGTCGACTTCGCCCTCCGCAACGACACCGGCGAACCCTTCACCATCCAGTTCGAGATCAAGGACTACCGCGACGGCAACGGACACATCGCCCGCATGCCCCTCACCATCGACGCCGGACGCAGTTGGCAACAGATCAGCATCCCCCTCGACCTCAACGACCCCGGCTGGCAACGCACCGGCATCCCCGCCGGCACCGAGCACGACTTCCTCGACCGAACCAAGTCCCTCGGCATGGTCGTCCAGGCCAACCAGGGCACCGCCGTCGACGGCTCGATCTACTTCGACGAGATGGTCCTCCGCGAACCCGGCGGCCCCGTCGACGTCGCCACCGCTCCCATCAACCAGGTCGCCGAACGCCTCGCCAAACGGCAGTGGCAGGCCATCTGGGGCTCACGCAACCGCGTCAACGGCCTCATGCCCCTCCACTCCACCAACGCCGGCCACGGCGCCATCAACGTCACCGCCGCCATGGCCCTCATGCTCCCCCGCGCCGTCGACAACGGCTGGGTCCCCCAGCACGAGGCCGACGCCTACATGACCACCCTCGCCGACAGCTTCAACACCATCATGGACCAGGCGACGCACGCCCCCGGCCGCTACTTCAACTGGCAGACCCTCGCCAACGACCTCGTCCCCGAAGAAACCAACATCGACACCGCCTTCCTCGCCCTCGCCATGCACCGCTACAGCAGCCGCGAATCCACACCCGACGACCTCCGCAACGAACTCGACGACCTCCGCAACCGCTTCGACTTCGCCGCCTTCAGCGACACCACCGGACCCAACACCGGCTGGAGCCTCGCCTACAACACCAACACCCAGCAGATGCTCGGCGGAACCTACAACGGCTACGGCGGCGAGAACTGGGTCATCTCGCTCGCCGCGCACCTCAACGACGACTTCCACGTCGATATCACCGAGCAGTATCACTCCTCCGTCCACCGCGAGCATGACTTCCTCGTCGACCCCGACAAGGCACACCTCGTCAACAGCTCCGAACAGTTCCGCCCGCCCTTCGTCCAGTGGCTCCTGCCCCTCTTCGTCGACACCAGCGACCGAGGCGACGACACCTACCCCATCGCCTCCCTCGCCGGCAACCCCAACCGCAACGCCGAGCTCTACCAGCAGGACGTCGACGCCTACTTCGCCGCCATCAACCGCGCCTTCTTCCTCCAGCCCGACGCCGGCGCCAACACCTCCGACGGACCCTACGCCCAGTACAGCGCCTACGACGACCACGGCTACCCCGACCTCTTCATGCCCTGGTCCGCCGCCTTCGCGCTCCTCGGCGACGAACCCGCCGGCGAAGCCGCCATCCGCTTCCTCCTCGAGAACGACCTCGAAGGACCCTTCGGACTCTCCGACGCCGCACGCTGGACCACCAACGCAGCACTCCCCAGCGAAGTACGCGGCTTCTACGACCTCTGGAACACCACGCTCTCCACCATGGCACTCTTCGAGTACCTCTGGAACGACGCCGCCGACTACGCCAACGTCCCCGAAGTCGCCGACGCCCTCGACAAGGTCTTCAACCCACTCATCGCAGGCGACTTCACCCGCGACAACCTCATCAACGCCGACGACATCGACCGACTCTCAGCACGCCTCGGCCTCACCGCCACCCAGGCCGGCCCCATGTACGACCTCGACAACGACGGCAGCATCGACGCCATCGACCACGCCATCCTCGTCGCCTCCCTCGTCGAAACCGACCTCGGACCCGGCACCGGCACCCTCGTCGGCGACGCCAACCTCAGCGGAACCGTTGACCTCCTCGACCTCTCGATCCTCGCCGCCTCCTTTGAACAAGCCGGCGGCTGGGCCCAAGGCGACAACAACGGCGACGGCATCATCGACCTCATCGACCTCTCGCGACTCGCCACCGCCTTCGGCCAGTCCATCAACCTCCCCGAACCCGCCGCAGCATGCCCCCTCACACTCGGACTCTTTCTCACCCACCGACGACAAGCCAACGCGTAA
- a CDS encoding glucoamylase family protein, whose protein sequence is MFRFACLIITLLLATAPVVNAQPADLTAEQDAFLDELSRRSFDFFWREANTHNGLIPDRAMADGSQGMDVSSIASVGYGLTAYVIGMERGWISRDQAYDRSLATLKFFRDEMEHVNGFYYHFVDMDTGERVWQCELSSIDTALLINGVLTVKAAFPGTELETVAQQLYDRVDWVWMMNGGETLTMGWKPETGFLKARWHDYNELMMLYLLGMGSQTHTLPPEAWHAWKRNRLVTYGGRTFLECPPLFTHQFSHAWFDFRDQRDDYADYWSNSVLATLAQQQFVADLASRFPRYGPDMWGLTAADGPDGYRVIGAPPAQGEIDGAVVPCAPAGSIPMAPDATIPALMKMKADYPRSFTTYGFVDAFNPHTDWYNQQVIGIDVGITLLMAENHRSGLVWKVFGKNPEVQRAMKLAGFRPLTDAEREHTSTVSIFTDQPLPPDQRNPKESRR, encoded by the coding sequence GTGTTTCGCTTCGCCTGCCTGATCATCACGCTGCTGCTCGCCACCGCGCCGGTCGTCAACGCCCAGCCCGCCGACCTTACCGCCGAGCAGGACGCCTTCCTCGACGAACTCAGCCGACGCAGCTTCGACTTCTTCTGGCGCGAGGCCAACACCCACAACGGCCTCATCCCCGACCGCGCCATGGCCGACGGCTCCCAAGGCATGGACGTCTCCAGCATCGCCTCCGTTGGCTACGGACTCACCGCCTACGTCATCGGCATGGAACGCGGCTGGATCTCACGCGACCAGGCCTACGACCGCTCGCTCGCCACCCTCAAGTTCTTCCGCGACGAGATGGAGCACGTCAACGGCTTCTACTACCACTTCGTCGACATGGACACAGGCGAACGCGTCTGGCAGTGCGAACTCTCCAGCATCGACACCGCCCTGCTCATCAATGGCGTCCTCACCGTCAAAGCCGCCTTCCCCGGCACCGAACTCGAAACCGTCGCCCAACAACTCTACGACCGCGTCGACTGGGTCTGGATGATGAACGGCGGCGAAACCCTCACCATGGGCTGGAAACCCGAAACCGGCTTCCTCAAGGCCCGCTGGCACGACTACAACGAACTGATGATGCTCTACCTCCTGGGCATGGGCTCCCAGACCCACACCCTGCCCCCCGAGGCCTGGCACGCCTGGAAACGCAACCGACTCGTCACCTACGGCGGCAGAACCTTCCTCGAGTGCCCGCCCCTGTTTACCCATCAGTTCTCTCACGCCTGGTTCGACTTCCGCGATCAACGCGACGACTACGCCGACTACTGGAGCAACTCCGTCCTCGCCACCCTCGCCCAGCAGCAATTCGTCGCCGACCTCGCCAGCCGCTTCCCCAGGTACGGCCCAGACATGTGGGGACTCACCGCCGCCGACGGGCCGGACGGCTACCGCGTCATCGGCGCACCGCCCGCACAAGGCGAGATCGACGGTGCCGTCGTCCCCTGCGCCCCCGCAGGATCCATCCCCATGGCACCCGACGCCACCATCCCCGCCCTCATGAAGATGAAGGCCGACTACCCACGGTCCTTCACCACCTACGGCTTTGTCGACGCCTTCAACCCCCACACCGACTGGTACAACCAGCAGGTCATCGGCATCGACGTCGGCATCACCCTGCTCATGGCCGAGAACCACCGCAGCGGTCTCGTCTGGAAAGTCTTCGGCAAGAACCCCGAAGTCCAGCGGGCCATGAAACTCGCCGGCTTCCGTCCCCTCACCGACGCCGAACGCGAGCACACCAGCACCGTCTCGATCTTCACCGACCAACCCCTCCCGCCCGACCAGCGAAACCCGAAAGAAAGCCGACGTTGA
- a CDS encoding family 43 glycosylhydrolase: protein MKRDCVPRLSALRPVYDPSPSADEPWYINDHAIIRDRAGVWHMIGITHREPADPFREVDFAHATAPSVTGPWRREAHALTADPEAGETHLWAPHIIHHEGHYWMFYCAGGEDHTRYRLHLATSEDLFSWERHAGNPLIVDGFDARDPMVCRTGDCWTMYYTGTERPEGGRHAVLAATSTDLIRWSGRRVVFCDERSGTFGGPCESPFVLERGGWWYLFIGPRQLGEAGEDPYNTTGVYRSGDPHAFAEDQRVAMLPAHAAEVVRDGERWYITHCGWGQGGLHLAELVWGKG, encoded by the coding sequence ATGAAGCGTGACTGCGTTCCACGACTGTCGGCGTTGCGTCCTGTTTATGATCCCTCGCCCTCGGCGGACGAGCCGTGGTACATCAACGATCACGCCATCATCCGCGACCGGGCTGGCGTGTGGCACATGATCGGGATCACGCATCGTGAGCCGGCCGACCCGTTTCGGGAGGTTGATTTTGCTCATGCGACGGCGCCGAGCGTGACTGGCCCGTGGCGTCGTGAGGCACACGCGTTGACGGCTGATCCGGAGGCTGGCGAGACGCACCTGTGGGCGCCGCACATCATTCATCACGAGGGGCATTACTGGATGTTCTACTGCGCGGGTGGTGAGGATCACACGCGTTATCGTCTGCACCTGGCGACTTCGGAAGATCTTTTTTCGTGGGAGCGACACGCCGGCAATCCGCTGATCGTTGATGGGTTTGATGCGCGGGACCCGATGGTCTGCCGGACGGGTGACTGCTGGACGATGTACTACACGGGCACGGAGCGTCCGGAGGGTGGTCGCCACGCCGTGTTGGCCGCAACTTCGACGGATCTGATTCGGTGGAGCGGGCGGCGGGTGGTGTTCTGTGATGAGCGGTCGGGGACGTTCGGCGGGCCGTGCGAGTCGCCTTTTGTTCTGGAGCGTGGCGGCTGGTGGTATTTGTTTATCGGCCCGCGGCAGTTGGGTGAGGCGGGTGAGGATCCGTACAACACCACGGGTGTGTATCGGAGCGGGGATCCGCACGCGTTTGCGGAGGACCAGCGGGTGGCGATGCTGCCGGCGCACGCGGCGGAGGTCGTGCGTGACGGCGAGCGGTGGTACATCACGCACTGCGGGTGGGGGCAGGGCGGGCTGCACCTTGCGGAGCTGGTCTGGGGTAAGGGTTAG
- a CDS encoding PEP-CTERM sorting domain-containing protein, whose protein sequence is MENLATTRIAASCTLALAITAPLYASAELTDGVAISERFFNDFSTTTLTTTDNFPAIVAFNESGYADDGIGGNWANRHDAMISMDGGATATLLNLNDGFSVSANVTMNVGSAAPRKEAGIRVNSGITGDALFLINSDAGEIVAFGGGAPFFIFGSNGGGDGYTLGDTIFMQMTYTPSGSFGVPGKVEYVIDRGNGLESSGLLDWSNLEGGPLQYNVGFYTQISPDLNNSAEFANVSFEDIRVTPEPSALALLGLGIAGLVRRHAA, encoded by the coding sequence ATGGAGAATCTCGCAACAACCCGTATCGCGGCATCATGCACTCTCGCGCTCGCCATCACCGCACCCCTGTACGCCAGCGCTGAACTCACCGACGGCGTCGCCATCAGCGAACGCTTCTTCAACGACTTCAGCACCACCACACTCACCACCACCGACAACTTCCCCGCCATCGTCGCCTTCAACGAGTCCGGCTACGCCGACGACGGCATCGGCGGCAACTGGGCCAACCGACACGACGCCATGATCTCCATGGACGGCGGCGCCACCGCGACCCTCCTCAACCTCAACGACGGATTCTCCGTCAGCGCCAACGTCACCATGAACGTCGGCTCCGCCGCACCCCGCAAGGAAGCCGGCATCCGCGTCAACAGCGGCATCACCGGCGACGCACTCTTCCTCATCAACTCCGACGCCGGCGAGATCGTCGCCTTCGGCGGCGGCGCACCCTTCTTCATCTTCGGCAGCAACGGCGGCGGCGACGGATACACCCTCGGCGACACCATCTTCATGCAGATGACCTACACGCCCAGCGGCAGCTTCGGCGTCCCCGGAAAGGTCGAGTACGTCATCGACCGAGGCAACGGCCTCGAGTCCAGCGGACTCCTCGACTGGTCCAACCTCGAGGGCGGACCCCTCCAGTACAACGTCGGCTTCTACACTCAGATCTCACCCGACCTCAACAACTCCGCCGAGTTCGCCAACGTCAGCTTCGAAGACATCCGCGTCACACCCGAACCCTCCGCCCTGGCCCTCCTCGGCCTCGGCATCGCCGGACTCGTCCGCCGTCACGCGGCATAA
- a CDS encoding GH36-type glycosyl hydrolase domain-containing protein, which produces MTSDPSIANTASDTNASPALRPRQVRSLLDESGMTLLRLNNDAGLCVTFHPNGVLHAITHDNILINHAIGDPLRGTTGRLYLRRHYDQSVNAIGLNTPDANSAFGLSESAAAWSGTWDDIRYRCTLMLHPNQPAWCWRIDVHTEHPATLDAILVQDLGLSTRAGVLINEAYNAQYLDQRIEQAQHWGPVALTRQNRPVDGRFPWLAQACVTGGEGCLTDGVCFFGPGHRSTGQPERLRSRRIGIGVHQGEFAATTLQSIPITCTANEHHAWTFAAVFQPDHPEASDHHDLKTLTPLFDWAAHAREQARAETARVDRHRLERLPRLAGERMKKKTLRKHFPAPWRHKEKTNGETLSFFRGTDEHVITALKEAATERPHGHILRAADNLLPADNDISSTIWMHGVFASQITLGNTVLQKILPVTRNPSDVASRGGLRILVRLESGWHQLGVPSAMSLTRDAATWLYQHDDTTLKIHCRTESQPPALNLSIDIDGPPLRLILVSDVALGAVEFGQAGTVEIDPDQGSLTLRPSAASEFGQHEPDAWFALAAEDPEQLEALGGDELLFADGRARGYPWVAMQTKPVDRFTLRMTGGLDDTDTPSRSTTTGDTQTDWLQLDAGLRLEHDDPHVSRIEDTLRWFGHNALIHLASPHGLEQFNGGAWGVRDVCQGPVEFLLAKGQAQPVRDILVRLFAEQNEAGDWPQWFMFDGYTGIRQADSHGDVVVWPLKALATYLLATGDRSLLKESLPYYATDARATILEHALHAVSFIEKSFVPGTRLMRYGHGDWNDALQPTSQPLRERLVSTWTCELLSQTLRELGTALHACGADQSASRRLRQRAADVRDDVRKHLMPDGVICGMGYHRENNNAFEPILHPQDVRTGLRYRLLPMTRGILSGLFTAQEAHTHLRLIRSHLLAPDGARLMDRPTAYLGGIERFFQRAESAAAFSREIGLMYVHAHLRYAEALACLGEADALVDALLCATPVKLDDHVHHAQRRQANAYFSSSDADVANRDEATRRYEDVMTGNIPVKGGWRIYSSGPGIYVSAVIRSLLGWRETADAIVIDPVLPQRLDGLAYTFDRGRATIRCTYHINDRGHGPARININGKPVGGLRREPNPYREGGLILPASSLPQKGKADLEVIL; this is translated from the coding sequence TTGACCAGCGACCCGTCCATCGCGAACACCGCCAGCGACACCAACGCATCACCCGCCCTGCGCCCAAGGCAGGTGCGCTCGCTGCTCGACGAATCAGGCATGACCCTGCTCCGCCTGAACAACGACGCCGGCCTCTGCGTCACGTTTCACCCCAACGGCGTCCTGCACGCCATCACCCACGACAACATCCTCATCAACCACGCCATCGGCGACCCGCTCCGAGGCACCACCGGACGCCTCTACCTCCGCCGGCACTACGACCAGAGCGTCAACGCCATCGGACTCAACACGCCCGACGCCAACAGCGCCTTCGGCCTCAGCGAGTCCGCCGCAGCATGGTCCGGGACCTGGGATGACATCCGCTACCGATGCACCCTCATGCTCCACCCGAACCAGCCCGCATGGTGCTGGCGCATCGACGTCCACACCGAACACCCCGCCACCCTCGACGCCATCCTCGTCCAGGACCTCGGCCTCTCCACACGCGCAGGCGTCCTGATCAACGAGGCCTACAACGCCCAGTACCTCGACCAGCGCATCGAACAGGCACAGCACTGGGGCCCCGTCGCCCTGACACGCCAGAACCGCCCCGTCGACGGACGATTCCCCTGGCTCGCTCAGGCCTGCGTCACCGGCGGCGAAGGATGCCTGACCGACGGCGTCTGCTTCTTCGGCCCCGGTCACCGCTCAACCGGACAGCCCGAACGCCTGCGCTCGCGACGCATCGGCATCGGCGTTCACCAGGGCGAGTTCGCCGCCACCACACTCCAGTCCATCCCCATCACCTGCACCGCGAACGAACACCACGCCTGGACCTTCGCCGCCGTCTTCCAGCCCGACCACCCCGAGGCCTCTGACCACCACGACCTGAAAACCCTCACCCCCCTCTTCGACTGGGCCGCCCACGCCCGCGAACAGGCACGCGCCGAAACCGCGCGCGTCGACCGCCACCGACTCGAACGACTGCCACGACTCGCCGGCGAACGGATGAAGAAAAAGACGCTCCGCAAACACTTCCCCGCACCCTGGCGACACAAGGAAAAAACCAACGGCGAGACGCTCTCCTTCTTCCGAGGCACCGACGAACACGTCATCACCGCCCTCAAGGAAGCCGCCACCGAACGCCCCCACGGCCACATCCTCCGCGCCGCCGACAACCTCCTGCCCGCCGACAACGACATCAGCTCGACCATCTGGATGCACGGCGTCTTCGCCTCCCAGATCACCCTCGGCAACACCGTCCTCCAGAAAATCCTCCCCGTCACCCGCAACCCCAGCGACGTCGCCTCACGAGGCGGACTCCGCATCCTTGTCCGGCTTGAATCGGGCTGGCACCAACTCGGCGTCCCCTCCGCCATGAGCCTCACCCGCGACGCCGCCACTTGGCTCTATCAACACGATGACACAACCCTCAAGATCCACTGCCGGACCGAATCACAACCGCCCGCACTCAACCTCTCCATCGACATCGACGGGCCGCCGCTGCGACTCATACTCGTCTCCGACGTCGCCCTCGGAGCCGTCGAGTTCGGACAGGCCGGAACCGTCGAAATCGATCCCGACCAAGGCTCACTCACCCTCCGCCCCAGCGCCGCCAGCGAGTTCGGACAGCATGAGCCCGACGCCTGGTTCGCCCTCGCCGCCGAAGATCCCGAACAACTCGAAGCCCTCGGCGGCGACGAACTGCTCTTCGCCGACGGACGCGCACGCGGCTACCCCTGGGTCGCCATGCAGACCAAACCCGTCGACCGCTTCACCCTCCGCATGACAGGCGGACTCGACGACACCGACACCCCATCCCGCAGCACCACCACCGGAGACACCCAGACCGACTGGCTCCAACTCGACGCAGGACTCCGACTCGAACACGACGACCCCCACGTCAGCCGCATCGAAGACACCCTCCGCTGGTTCGGCCACAACGCACTGATCCATCTTGCCTCGCCCCACGGCCTCGAACAGTTCAACGGCGGCGCATGGGGCGTCCGCGACGTCTGCCAGGGACCCGTCGAGTTCCTCCTCGCCAAGGGACAAGCTCAGCCCGTCCGCGACATCCTCGTCCGGCTCTTCGCCGAGCAAAACGAAGCGGGCGACTGGCCCCAGTGGTTCATGTTCGACGGCTACACCGGCATCCGGCAGGCCGACAGCCATGGCGACGTCGTCGTCTGGCCCCTCAAGGCACTCGCGACCTACCTCCTCGCCACCGGCGACCGCTCCCTCCTCAAAGAATCCCTGCCCTACTACGCCACCGACGCCCGAGCCACCATCCTCGAACACGCCCTACACGCCGTCAGCTTCATCGAGAAATCCTTCGTCCCCGGCACACGCCTTATGCGCTACGGCCACGGCGACTGGAACGACGCCCTCCAACCCACCTCCCAACCCCTCCGCGAACGACTCGTCAGCACCTGGACCTGCGAACTGCTCAGCCAGACGCTCCGCGAACTCGGCACCGCACTCCACGCCTGCGGCGCCGATCAATCCGCAAGCCGACGACTGCGCCAACGCGCCGCCGACGTCCGCGACGACGTCCGCAAACACCTCATGCCCGACGGCGTCATCTGCGGCATGGGCTACCACCGCGAGAACAACAACGCCTTCGAGCCGATCCTCCACCCGCAGGACGTCCGCACCGGACTCCGCTACCGACTCCTGCCCATGACACGCGGCATCCTCAGCGGACTCTTCACCGCCCAGGAAGCCCACACGCACCTCCGCCTCATCCGCAGCCACCTGCTCGCACCCGACGGCGCCCGACTCATGGACCGCCCCACCGCCTACCTCGGCGGCATCGAACGCTTCTTCCAACGCGCCGAGAGCGCCGCCGCCTTCAGCCGCGAAATCGGCCTGATGTACGTCCACGCACACCTACGCTACGCCGAAGCACTCGCCTGCCTCGGCGAAGCCGACGCCCTCGTCGACGCACTGCTCTGCGCCACACCCGTCAAACTCGACGACCACGTCCACCACGCCCAACGCAGACAGGCCAACGCCTACTTCAGCAGCTCCGACGCCGACGTCGCCAACCGCGACGAGGCCACACGCCGCTACGAAGACGTCATGACCGGCAACATCCCCGTCAAGGGCGGGTGGCGCATCTACTCCAGCGGCCCCGGCATCTACGTCTCCGCCGTCATCCGCTCACTCCTCGGCTGGCGCGAAACCGCCGACGCCATCGTCATCGACCCCGTCCTGCCCCAGCGTCTCGACGGCCTCGCCTACACCTTCGACCGCGGCCGCGCCACCATCCGATGCACCTATCACATCAACGACCGCGGCCACGGACCCGCCCGTATCAACATCAACGGCAAGCCCGTTGGCGGACTCCGACGCGAACCCAACCCCTACCGCGAGGGCGGACTCATCCTCCCCGCCTCAAGCCTGCCCCAGAAAGGCAAGGCCGACCTGGAGGTGATCCTGTGA